From the genome of Rhizobium binae, one region includes:
- a CDS encoding cell wall hydrolase, with translation MECSRVPCPEFVLRRKSPSRSKLRLLPENWVSPVVFGLACWLIFPSVASHADLATLLAGLDREGDSWRMVLTNSPAGSIHQAELAFADPEVTGSISSGAGMELPDGRKVAFTSKEKGHEDTPDEDRVNRGMKKGRIVAVEKMQPPKDFSAGSILERTRMLFTPSFDLKERSAFVKPKIQGKEIEIATSFYRKQPVIKDHGVPAMLASLVTSNKADVLATAYAPAAPDYARQSPFDSILTDQDSGRFVPEIGPRDHAWAASVLPASVFSAREQQCLASGIYFEARGESVKGQAAVAQVILNRVRNPAYPKSICGVVYQNEDWRNRCQFSFACDAIKDRVNSEYHWRVARDVAMAVTSGKIWLPQVGSATHYHAVYVRPKWAKTMEKVGRIGLHVFYRTYGGGWS, from the coding sequence ATGGAATGTTCCCGCGTTCCATGCCCGGAGTTCGTGTTGCGTCGAAAGAGCCCTTCCCGTAGCAAGCTGCGTCTTCTTCCCGAGAACTGGGTGTCGCCTGTCGTCTTCGGGCTCGCCTGCTGGCTGATCTTCCCGAGCGTCGCCTCCCACGCCGATCTCGCCACCCTGCTCGCCGGTCTCGATCGTGAGGGCGATAGCTGGCGTATGGTGCTGACCAATTCTCCCGCAGGCTCCATTCATCAGGCCGAACTCGCCTTTGCCGATCCAGAAGTGACGGGTTCGATCTCGTCGGGCGCCGGCATGGAGCTGCCCGATGGCCGCAAGGTTGCCTTCACGTCCAAGGAGAAGGGCCACGAGGACACCCCGGACGAGGATCGCGTCAACCGCGGCATGAAGAAAGGCCGTATCGTCGCCGTCGAAAAGATGCAGCCGCCGAAGGATTTTTCCGCCGGCTCCATCCTCGAGCGCACCAGGATGCTGTTCACCCCGAGCTTCGATCTCAAAGAGCGCTCGGCCTTCGTCAAGCCGAAGATCCAGGGCAAGGAAATCGAGATCGCCACTTCTTTCTATAGGAAGCAGCCGGTGATTAAGGATCATGGCGTGCCGGCGATGCTCGCAAGCCTGGTCACCAGCAACAAGGCCGATGTGCTGGCCACCGCTTACGCGCCGGCCGCACCCGACTATGCCCGCCAGTCACCGTTCGATTCGATCCTGACCGACCAGGACAGCGGCCGCTTCGTCCCCGAGATCGGCCCGCGTGATCACGCCTGGGCCGCAAGCGTGCTGCCGGCAAGCGTCTTTTCCGCCCGCGAGCAGCAATGTCTTGCCTCCGGCATCTATTTCGAGGCGCGCGGAGAATCGGTAAAGGGCCAGGCGGCCGTTGCCCAGGTCATCCTGAACCGCGTCCGCAACCCCGCCTATCCGAAAAGCATCTGCGGCGTCGTCTATCAGAACGAGGATTGGCGCAACCGCTGCCAGTTTTCCTTCGCCTGCGACGCCATCAAGGACAGGGTGAATTCGGAATATCACTGGCGGGTCGCCCGCGACGTGGCGATGGCGGTGACATCGGGCAAGATCTGGCTGCCGCAGGTGGGCTCGGCGACCCACTACCACGCCGTCTACGTTCGCCCGAAATGGGCAAAGACCATGGAAAAAGTCGGCCGCATCGGTCTCCATGTCTTCTACCGCACCTATGGCGGCGGCTGGAGCTGA
- a CDS encoding F0F1 ATP synthase subunit C, protein MEAEAAKFIGAGLACFGMAGTALGLGNIFGSYLSGALRNPSAADSQFGRLVFGFAVTEALGIFSLLVALLLLFAV, encoded by the coding sequence ATGGAAGCGGAAGCAGCAAAGTTCATCGGTGCAGGTCTGGCTTGCTTTGGTATGGCCGGTACGGCTCTCGGCCTCGGCAATATCTTCGGCAGCTACCTCTCCGGCGCTCTGCGCAATCCGTCTGCCGCTGACAGCCAGTTCGGCCGTCTGGTATTCGGCTTCGCCGTTACGGAAGCTCTGGGCATCTTCTCGCTGCTCGTCGCTCTCCTCCTGCTCTTCGCCGTCTGA
- a CDS encoding F0F1 ATP synthase subunit A, whose amino-acid sequence MSNDPTHQFLIQKIVPIEIGGIDFSFTNASLFMVVSAAAAAGFLYFATSNRAIVPGRSQSIAEMSYEFIANMLKEGAGKQGMKFFPLVFSLFMFVLTANLLGMFPYFFTVTSQIIVTFALAILVIGTVLVYGFYKHGFHFLNVFVPSGVPGILLPLVVTIEIISFLSRPISLSVRLFANMLAGHITLKVFAGFVASLGALGAVGVGGAVLPLIMTVALTGLEFLVAFLQAYVFAVLTCMYLNDAIHPGGH is encoded by the coding sequence GTGTCTAACGATCCGACTCATCAGTTCCTGATCCAGAAGATTGTCCCGATCGAAATCGGCGGAATTGATTTTTCGTTCACCAACGCCTCGCTGTTCATGGTCGTTTCGGCCGCCGCCGCTGCGGGCTTCCTCTATTTCGCGACCTCGAACCGCGCCATCGTGCCGGGCCGTTCGCAGTCTATCGCGGAAATGTCCTATGAATTCATCGCCAATATGCTGAAGGAAGGCGCGGGCAAGCAGGGAATGAAGTTCTTCCCGCTGGTCTTCTCGCTCTTCATGTTCGTCCTGACGGCGAACCTGCTCGGCATGTTCCCCTATTTCTTCACGGTGACCAGCCAGATCATCGTCACCTTCGCGCTGGCTATCCTCGTCATCGGCACGGTGCTCGTCTACGGCTTCTATAAGCACGGCTTCCACTTCCTGAACGTTTTCGTGCCCTCGGGCGTGCCGGGCATTCTGTTGCCGCTGGTCGTCACAATCGAAATCATTTCCTTCCTATCCCGTCCGATTTCGCTCTCCGTTCGTCTTTTCGCAAACATGCTCGCCGGTCACATCACGCTGAAGGTGTTCGCAGGCTTCGTCGCCTCGCTTGGAGCCCTCGGTGCAGTCGGTGTCGGCGGAGCCGTTCTTCCCCTGATCATGACCGTCGCCCTGACCGGTCTCGAGTTCCTCGTCGCCTTCCTCCAGGCTTACGTCTTTGCGGTGCTGACTTGCATGTACCTCAACGACGCGATCCATCCGGGCGGGCACTAA
- a CDS encoding F0F1 ATP synthase subunit B — MFFVTPAYAEEAPAAATGTDAHAAPAAGEVHTETGVAEGEHARGPFPPFDSTTYASQLLWLVITFSVFYLLMQKVIAPRIGAILDQRHTRISQDLDEAGRLKAEADAAVRTYEGELAAARAKSNAIASAARDAAKARAEEDRRAVEASLSEKIKAAEVRIADIKAKAFADVGTIAEETAAAVVEQLIGGTAAQADVAAAVAAAKKEA; from the coding sequence ATGTTTTTTGTGACCCCGGCTTACGCTGAAGAAGCACCGGCGGCAGCGACTGGCACGGATGCGCATGCCGCTCCTGCCGCAGGCGAGGTCCACACCGAGACCGGCGTTGCCGAAGGCGAACACGCCCGTGGCCCGTTCCCGCCTTTCGATTCGACGACCTACGCATCCCAGCTGCTCTGGCTGGTGATTACGTTCAGCGTCTTCTACCTCCTTATGCAGAAGGTCATCGCGCCGCGCATCGGGGCCATCCTCGATCAGCGCCACACGCGCATCTCCCAGGACCTGGATGAAGCAGGCCGCCTGAAGGCGGAAGCCGACGCCGCCGTCCGGACCTATGAAGGCGAACTGGCCGCTGCCCGCGCCAAGTCGAATGCGATCGCCTCCGCCGCCCGCGACGCCGCCAAGGCCAGGGCCGAAGAGGATCGCCGCGCTGTCGAGGCGAGCCTGTCGGAAAAGATCAAGGCTGCCGAAGTCCGCATCGCCGACATCAAGGCGAAGGCTTTCGCCGATGTCGGCACCATTGCCGAGGAAACGGCGGCTGCCGTCGTCGAACAGCTGATCGGCGGCACGGCTGCCCAGGCTGATGTCGCCGCCGCCGTCGCGGCCGCCAAGAAGGAGGCTTGA
- a CDS encoding AtpZ/AtpI family protein, whose protein sequence is MADDREESLDKRRAQLGAELATKRVEAKVDEANEARAEVSRKGYAQAMKLSSEFIAAIIVGAVLGYLLDRFVGTAPWGLIVLLLLGFCAGVLNVLRSAGVVAHPLDDKDDKK, encoded by the coding sequence ATGGCGGACGACCGCGAGGAAAGTCTTGATAAGCGCCGTGCGCAGCTGGGAGCGGAACTCGCGACCAAGCGCGTCGAGGCGAAGGTGGACGAGGCAAACGAAGCCCGCGCCGAGGTAAGCCGCAAAGGTTATGCCCAGGCGATGAAGCTTTCGAGCGAGTTCATTGCCGCCATCATCGTCGGTGCTGTCCTTGGCTATCTCCTCGACCGTTTTGTTGGCACGGCGCCTTGGGGGTTGATTGTTCTTCTGCTTCTCGGATTCTGTGCCGGCGTTCTGAACGTGTTGCGTTCTGCGGGGGTGGTGGCCCATCCCCTGGACGACAAGGACGACAAGAAATAA
- a CDS encoding ribonuclease HII, producing MRPRTPPDSPLLFDTAPLVPDFRLELKARKAGHWPVAGADEAGRGPLAGPVVAAAVILDPKRIPEGLNDSKQLSAQRREELFVQILATATVSIASSSSTRIDETDIRKASLDAMRRAICSLAVPASYVLTDGLDVPPGLDCPGQAVVKGDARSVSIAAASIVAKVTRDRMMARAHNVFPDYGFAAHAGYGTAQHRAGIERHGPCSLHRMSFRPLRKGEDGPETDELLAE from the coding sequence ATGAGACCTCGCACGCCACCCGATTCTCCCCTGCTTTTCGACACGGCTCCGCTTGTGCCGGATTTCCGTCTGGAGCTCAAAGCCCGCAAGGCCGGCCACTGGCCCGTCGCCGGTGCCGACGAGGCCGGCCGCGGGCCGCTCGCCGGGCCGGTCGTCGCCGCCGCCGTCATCCTCGATCCGAAGCGAATCCCCGAGGGCCTCAACGATTCCAAGCAGCTTTCGGCGCAGCGGCGCGAGGAATTGTTCGTGCAGATTCTCGCAACCGCGACCGTTTCGATCGCCTCTTCCAGTTCTACACGCATCGACGAGACCGATATCCGCAAGGCAAGCCTCGACGCGATGCGCCGCGCCATCTGCAGTCTTGCCGTTCCGGCAAGCTACGTCCTGACCGACGGGCTCGACGTGCCGCCCGGCCTCGATTGCCCCGGGCAGGCCGTGGTCAAGGGCGACGCGCGCTCGGTCTCCATCGCCGCCGCCTCGATCGTCGCCAAGGTGACGCGCGATCGGATGATGGCGCGCGCCCACAATGTCTTTCCGGATTACGGCTTTGCCGCGCATGCCGGCTACGGCACAGCGCAGCACCGCGCCGGCATCGAGAGGCATGGCCCCTGCTCCCTGCACCGTATGAGCTTCCGGCCGTTGCGCAAAGGCGAGGACGGACCCGAGACGGATGAGCTGCTTGCGGAATAG
- a CDS encoding F0F1 ATP synthase subunit B codes for MEFHFDATFFAFVGLVLFLALVVYLKAPAMMARSLDDRADQIRNELAEAKRLREEAQHLLAEYQRKRKEAEAEAAHIVAAAEREAQMLTAEAKKKTEEFVANRTALSEQKIQQAEAEAMKAVRSAAVDLAIAAAETVLAKQADAKVQSELFGNAVSQVKTRLN; via the coding sequence ATGGAGTTTCACTTTGACGCGACTTTCTTCGCCTTTGTCGGCCTCGTCCTGTTCCTGGCGCTGGTTGTCTATCTGAAGGCTCCCGCCATGATGGCACGGTCGCTCGACGACCGCGCCGACCAGATCCGCAACGAGCTGGCCGAAGCCAAGCGCCTGCGCGAGGAAGCCCAGCATCTGCTTGCCGAATACCAGCGTAAGCGCAAGGAAGCGGAAGCCGAGGCGGCTCACATCGTTGCCGCCGCCGAGCGCGAAGCCCAGATGCTGACTGCCGAAGCGAAGAAGAAGACGGAAGAGTTCGTCGCCAATCGCACGGCGCTCTCCGAACAGAAGATCCAGCAGGCCGAGGCCGAAGCGATGAAGGCCGTTCGTTCCGCCGCCGTCGATCTGGCGATCGCGGCCGCCGAAACGGTGCTCGCCAAGCAGGCCGACGCCAAGGTCCAGTCCGAACTGTTCGGCAACGCCGTCAGCCAGGTCAAGACACGGCTCAACTGA